In Candidatus Zixiibacteriota bacterium, the DNA window ACCTCTCGCGCTACGAGCCCAAGCCGCTGATCGGGGAGGCGGCGAATCCTGAGAACAATCTTCAAGCCGCCGCGGAAGAAAATTCCGGCCTCTGATCCAACGCCCGCTTTTCGCAAAATCTAAGACACTGTCTTGTAACAAGATAGCCCCATGGCCGTCTTCGGCACGGCATTTGATTTATGCCTCCCCGGAGAAAGGTCTCGAATGAGCAACTTCGTACACAAAGCACTGTTTCAAAATGGTCTGATTCCGGCTTACTCCAAGCTGGCTGACCTGGCGGCGCTCCGCCACAAGCTGGTCGCCTCCAACATCGCCAACGTCAACACGCAGGGCTACGAGAAGCGCACCATGCAATTCGACAACGAACTGCGCAAAGCGCTCGACAAGCCGCGCCTCGCCGGAACGGTCACCGACGAAATGCATATCCCGCTCGGCGACAACCCCAACCGCGCGCCCGAAATCGACAAAGTAAAGAAGTCCGACAACGATACCGGCATCAACTCGGTCGACATCGATCAGGAACTGGCCGATCTGGCGCAGAACCAGATCACTTTCGAATTCGGCGCCGACATGTTGGCGCGCAAGTTCAAAGCGCTCAAGTCGGCGATCAAAGGTGAAAGCTGAGGCAACTCATGAGTGATCTCTTTTCGTCACTAAAGATCTCCGGTTCCGGCCTGTCGGTGTTCCGTCGCAAAATGAATGTCGCGGCCGAAAACCTCGCCAACGCCGAAACCACCAAGACTCCGGAGGGGGGGCCTTATAAGAAGAAGGTGCTCTCCATCACCGCCAAGAAGGTGAAGGAAACATTCTCGCGCGAACTCAACGCCGCAGCAGTCGAACTGCAGCAGACTGACCCCAAGCATGTCCCCGGCAAACCGGTGGCGCTGCTCAATCAGTCCAACATCAACCACGCGCAGAGTCGCGAACTGGTCGACCCGGCGCAGGAGCCGCGCATGGTCTATGATCCCGATCACCCGGATGCCAACGAAGAGGGCTTCGTTGCGATGCCCGACGTTGATCCGCTGATCGAGATGGTCGAGATGATGACCGCTGCCCGTGCCTACGAGGCCAACCTGTCGGCAATCAATACGATTAAGGATATCACCAAGAAGTCGCTGGAGATATAAGACGCCTATGGATATGAAAGTCAACAACGCCAATCTGCAGATCTATACCAATAACCTGCAGCAACCGGCACGGACGCCGGCGCCGCAAGCGCGGGCAACGCAGCCGGCAGAACCGAATCAGTTCGCGGCCGCCCGCTTCGCCGATTTGCTGTCGGCGTCGGAGAAGAATTTCATTCTGCAGAACTTCAAACCCGAATCCACGGTGAAGGATGCCGCGGCCCATCTCGGCCGCCACATTGACGTGCGCGCATGAAACCGATCACGCTCAATACACTCCATCAGGAGTTCAACATCCCGCAGGCGCTGCCCAAGCCGCCGAAGACCGACGTCACCGGCGCCAGCTTCGGCGACACGCTCAAGCAGTTCGTCAATTCGGTCAACGACCTGCAGAGCCAGGCCGCCGGCGCCGAAACCGCGTTTCTGCGCGGCGAAATCTCCGACGTTCACCAGGTGATGATCGCCGTCGAAGAAGCCTCGGTGGCGTTTGAATTGCTGATGGAAATTCGCAATAAGCTGCTGGAGGCGTACCAGACGATTCAGCGGATGCCGATCTAAGGCGCTTAAACCTCGGAGC includes these proteins:
- the flgB gene encoding flagellar basal body rod protein FlgB translates to MSNFVHKALFQNGLIPAYSKLADLAALRHKLVASNIANVNTQGYEKRTMQFDNELRKALDKPRLAGTVTDEMHIPLGDNPNRAPEIDKVKKSDNDTGINSVDIDQELADLAQNQITFEFGADMLARKFKALKSAIKGES
- the flgC gene encoding flagellar basal body rod protein FlgC, producing MSDLFSSLKISGSGLSVFRRKMNVAAENLANAETTKTPEGGPYKKKVLSITAKKVKETFSRELNAAAVELQQTDPKHVPGKPVALLNQSNINHAQSRELVDPAQEPRMVYDPDHPDANEEGFVAMPDVDPLIEMVEMMTAARAYEANLSAINTIKDITKKSLEI
- the fliE gene encoding flagellar hook-basal body complex protein FliE, which encodes MKPITLNTLHQEFNIPQALPKPPKTDVTGASFGDTLKQFVNSVNDLQSQAAGAETAFLRGEISDVHQVMIAVEEASVAFELLMEIRNKLLEAYQTIQRMPI